Within Burkholderia humptydooensis, the genomic segment GCGCTCAGCATCGGAGACCGCCCAACCTTCCTTGAGGGCCTTCATGAAAAAGCCTGCCGGACTCTTCGTCACCTTGCCCAACTTCAAGCTGAAGCGAGTACGGTCGATCGCTTGCTCGAGACGTTCATCGGTGTAGGTGTCTCGATCGCCAACGATCTGATTGAACTGCGCTGTCGAAAGGCCAAACTCTTGCTTTAGAGTTTGATAAATCTCCTTGGCGTGCTCGTGCGTATGCAGCACCCGCTCGGCGAGATCTTTGCGGCTCATACGGAATCGGAGACTGCCAATTTTTCGCGAGCCCGGCAGGTTCCGCGTTTCGTACGCCAACGAGAGGTCAGAAACCTCGTTGATCTGCTGCACTGCGGGTTCGAGCCAGTCCCGTTTAAAGTACTTGAACACCTGCGCATTCGCGCCCATCTCTCCCTGCCATCCACGCAGTTCATCAAGCGGGATCCAGTCGGTCTGTCCTTCGTCTGCGTGCGGCAGCAAGTGGTCGTACATCACGCGTGCATAGGACAAGGTGAACATCGAGGTGATACGCAGGCTCAACCAGTGCGACTTACCCTTCCCTCGGATAATTCCAATCAGATCGGGCGGAACACGGAATTGAAAGCGGCCGCCCTGGTAGGAGATCCGGCCGATCAGTTGTGTTGAGCCGAAGGGCCGTTCACCGTCTGGCTCCGCCGGTGCCGTCGCTTGAATAAGGGCTTTTTGCGCCTCGGTGATTACCTGCTCCAGGTGAGTGTTGTTGCGGCTCGAGTAGCGCATGAGCCATTTGAAATAGTCCAGTTCCACGTCGTAGAGGTCACGGGGCCGGTCGTCGTAGGCGACAATGAAGTATGCTGCGTCGATCAAGCGGCGGGCGGCCACGCCTAGGTCGACGATACGAATGAGGACGTTATTGCGGGAAAAACCAATGTCTGACCGAGCGCTATCGACCGGCAGCCCTTCGGCCGACGCATCGTCAAACAGGGCAAGCGCCAACTGCTGAGACGTCGCCAATTGCCCTCTTTCCGCCATGCCGTCCTCCGCCATCACGCTGCATTTGTCATATTGGCGCGTAAGGTACCGGTGACAAAGTGACCTGTCAACACATACAACCTCACCTTCGCCATGGAAGACCCACATATCACCTCACCTTTTAGCCCATTCCCCTCACCATTCCGCCCAAACACCTCACCATAGCCGCCAATTTCTCTCACCATTCTGTGTACTTCTTCTCACCTTGACTCTCAATCCACAGCGCCTTCAGCACATAATCTCTCACCTTGCGTGCCCAAGGCATTGATTTATAACGAATGCAGTCGCGCCGTTTGTGGTTGGTGGGTTTTGTTTAACTACAACAACAACTAACCGGGCAAACAAGAGCTCCTCCCGTACTAGAAAAGAGCCAGGCTGGGCGAGCGAGTGCGGCACAGACCCGAAGACCTGCGCTACCTGATCTTTCAAGGGTTAGCGAGGTCGACATACCGCAATCGATGGTGAGGTGTATTGTGCGGCCGTCTTAGCGCGGACAACTTGCCTCCAACATCGGCGGCCCAAGGTGAGGAAAACTGTGCGTTATGGCGCGGCAAGCAAGGTGTTACGTCTACGGGTCGCCCCACAATTCACCTCACCGTGAGCCGCCCTCGTGCCGTTGGACGGCTCAAAAAGCCCACGAGCGCCGGGATTTGGAGCCAAGCTGGCGGATATTCGGATCCAGACGCGAATTACATAGCCATTCTTCGGTCTAGCGGGTATTCTACGGTTCATGTTGGAAAAATGCAGAACCGTATAAATCTGCGGTGAGCGTAGAAAAAACACCTCACCATTGAACTCAAGAGGAAGCATCTAATGAAAGTGAGCGAGTTGCCCGCTGTCGAGCGGCAGGTGAAGCTATCTCAACTCGGCGAGTTCGCAAAGCGATTGTCCGTGATGACCGACGAGCTTCGTGAGGACATCTTGGCGCCGCGGCCCCGCAAAAATCCGCCGGTATTTACGATCGGCGAATTGAGCGAGATGTGTGGCCTTGATCGCCAGAAGATCAACTACATGGCAACGAAGGGAGGCGGTGAATTACCTCCTGGCGAAGCGCATGGTTCGGGACGTGCTCGCATCTTCACGTTGGCTGAAGCACGCATATGGGTACAGAAGGCTTCGAACATCTTTCAGACCGCGCTCGTGACTGGGAAGGGTAAGCATCGCGGCCGGGTCCTGATCACGGCAAACTTCAAGGGCGGTTCGACTAAGACGACAATCACGATGTGCGAGGCGCAGGCACTTAGCTTGCGTGGTCGCCGGGTCCTCGTCATTGATCTCGATCCCCAAGCCTCCCTATCGGAGCTTTGTGGGTTGTACGCAGAGAAGGATGTGACGTGGGAAGACACAGTGCTTCCATTTATCTACGATCCTTCCATTGAGGGGGGGCTCGCCTCAATGGTCCAATCGACCTACTGGGATGGGATCGACGTCATTCCCGCACACAACTATTTGCATGATGCAGAGTTCCACCTGCCGACAGCTCAGAAGGAGAATCCCGAGTACGAATTCTGGTCAGTTCTTCGTCGCGGTATCGAGCCACTTCGTTCTGAGTACGACTACATCATCCTCGACACTGCTCCGTCCCTGTCTTATTTAACGCTGAACGGGCTCATGGCTGCCGACGCGATGGTCATGCCTCTGGTTCCGGAAAGTCTAGATTTCATCTCTTCGGTGTCGTTTTGGTCGCTGTTTTCCGAAATTGCAGCTGGCTTTGTCGACCATGAGCTCGACAAGACTTATGACTTCATTTCCGTATTGCTCTCGAAAGTGGACTACGGCGCTGTGTCGTCTGCGCCCGCGGTTCGAGTGTGGGCTCAGCGTGCCTACGGCGACTGGCTTTCGGCAACAGAAATTCCCGCTAGCTCAGTGATG encodes:
- a CDS encoding replication initiation protein, coding for MAERGQLATSQQLALALFDDASAEGLPVDSARSDIGFSRNNVLIRIVDLGVAARRLIDAAYFIVAYDDRPRDLYDVELDYFKWLMRYSSRNNTHLEQVITEAQKALIQATAPAEPDGERPFGSTQLIGRISYQGGRFQFRVPPDLIGIIRGKGKSHWLSLRITSMFTLSYARVMYDHLLPHADEGQTDWIPLDELRGWQGEMGANAQVFKYFKRDWLEPAVQQINEVSDLSLAYETRNLPGSRKIGSLRFRMSRKDLAERVLHTHEHAKEIYQTLKQEFGLSTAQFNQIVGDRDTYTDERLEQAIDRTRFSLKLGKVTKSPAGFFMKALKEGWAVSDAEREMVQVQQSFIEREQQETEAKAQAQSRMALQAAAQEVSAQERMGEEVRQGWDAYEAATPEQREDWRRNYKRSPAAKLTLRRLSIDPMADLNEASLSQHEALRAAFSLYVFMQTRAIRANAG
- a CDS encoding ParA family protein, with the translated sequence MKVSELPAVERQVKLSQLGEFAKRLSVMTDELREDILAPRPRKNPPVFTIGELSEMCGLDRQKINYMATKGGGELPPGEAHGSGRARIFTLAEARIWVQKASNIFQTALVTGKGKHRGRVLITANFKGGSTKTTITMCEAQALSLRGRRVLVIDLDPQASLSELCGLYAEKDVTWEDTVLPFIYDPSIEGGLASMVQSTYWDGIDVIPAHNYLHDAEFHLPTAQKENPEYEFWSVLRRGIEPLRSEYDYIILDTAPSLSYLTLNGLMAADAMVMPLVPESLDFISSVSFWSLFSEIAAGFVDHELDKTYDFISVLLSKVDYGAVSSAPAVRVWAQRAYGDWLSATEIPASSVMSNGALALSTVFDLSRSDGVAKTLARVKQPLMDHCKWIDDQSVARWRAEA